A single region of the Xiphias gladius isolate SHS-SW01 ecotype Sanya breed wild chromosome 17, ASM1685928v1, whole genome shotgun sequence genome encodes:
- the camk2a gene encoding calcium/calmodulin-dependent protein kinase type II subunit alpha isoform X2, whose product MGVVHRDLKPENLLLASKSKGAAVKLADFGLAIEVEGDQQAWFGFAGTPGYLSPEVLRKDPYGKAVDLWACGVILYILLVGYPPFWDEDQHRLYQQIKAGAYDFPSPEWDTVTPEAKDLINKMLTINPAKRITAAEALKHPWISHRSTVASCMHRQETVECLKKFNARRKLKGAILTTMLATRNFSGGKSGSNKKADGVKESSESTNTTIEDEDTRVRKQDIIKVTEQLIEAISNGDFESYTKMCDPAVTAFEPEALGNLVEGLDFHRFYFENLWSKNSKPVHTTILNPHIHLVGDEAACIAYIRVTQYIDGNGTPRTAQSEETRVWHRRDGKWQIVHFHRSGSASTLSN is encoded by the exons ATGGGCGTGGTCCACCGAGACCTGAAG CCGGAGAACCTGCTGTTGGCCTCTAAGTCTAAAGGAGCCGCCGTGAAACTGGCCGACTTTGGCCTCGCCATCGAGGTGGAGGGAGACCAGCAGGCCTGGTTCG gctTTGCCGGGACTCCAGGGTATCTGTCTCCAGAGGTTTTAAGGAAGGACCCGTACGGAAAAGCAGTCGACCTCTGGGCCTGTG gtgTGATTCTCTACATCTTATTGGTCGGTTACCCTCCTTTCTGGGATGAAGATCAACATCGTCTCTACCAGCAGATCAAAGCTGGAGCTTATGAT TTTCCTTCTCCAGAGTGGGACACAGTGACCCCTGAAGCCAAAGATCTCATTAATAAGATGTTGACCATCAATCCGGCCAAACGGATCACAGCGGCTGAGGCGCTCAAACACCCCTGGATCTCT CATCGCTCCACGGTGGCGTCCTGTATGCACAGACAGGAAACGGTCGAGTGTCTGAAGAAGTTTAACGCCAGGAGGAAACTGAAG gGAGCCATTCTCACCACCATGTTGGCCACCAGAAATTTCTCCG GAGGAAAGAGCGGCAGCAACAAGAAGGCCGACGGGGTCAAG gAATCGTCTGAGAGCACGAACACCACCATCGAGGATGAAGACACCAGAG tGAGGAAACAGGACATCATTAAAGTCACCGAGCAGCTCATTGAGGCGATCAGCAACGGAGACTTTGAGAGCTACAC TAAAATGTGTGACCCGGCTGTGACGGCATTTGAGCCCGAGGCGTTGGGGAATCTGGTCGAAGGCCTCGACTTTCAccgcttttattttgaaaact TGTGGTCTAAGAACAGTAAGCCGGTCCACACCACCATCCTGAACCCTCACATCCACCTGGTCGGGGATGAGGCCGCCTGCATCGCTTACATCAGAGTGACGCAGTACATCGACGGCAACGGGACGCCTCGTACCGCCCAATCGGAGGAGACCAGGGTGTGGCACCGCCGCGACGGGAAGTGGCAGATCGTCCACTTTCATCGCTCAGGCTCTGCCTCAACGCTCAGCAA CTAA